The Glycine soja cultivar W05 chromosome 8, ASM419377v2, whole genome shotgun sequence genome has a window encoding:
- the LOC114424117 gene encoding uncharacterized protein LOC114424117 has translation MGAFKEAGWEWDFRWRRPLFDNEIEMAVSFLSDVTQSTIQAHKGDQWEWKADPSGQYTVKSAYLVLWEELSEQQQDGAFEELWKLKLPSKFVIFAWRLIRDRLPTRVNLNRRQIQVGELTCPFCGGEEESAGHLFLQCGKIISVWWESLSWVGLSGVFPNHPRQHFIQHIHGMVEGVRSSKWKRWWLALTWSIWQQRNNIIFSNGSFDANRILDNAVFLLWTWLTNLEKDFNMHFNYWSSNIRAAFLNRGG, from the coding sequence ATGGGGGCCTTCAAAGAAGCTGGGTGGGAATGGGATTTTAGGTGGAGAAGACCATTGTTTGATAATGAAATAGAGATGGCGGTCTCATTTTTGTCAGATGTTACACAAAGTACAATACAGGCTCACAAAGGAGATCAATGGGAGTGGAAGGCAGACCCGAGTGGGCAATATACGGTGAAATCTGCTTATTTAGTGCTGTGGGAGGAATTATCGGAACAACAGCAAGATGGAGCATTTGAGGAGCTGTGGAAACTCAAGCTGCcatcaaaatttgttatatttgCATGGCGGTTAATTAGGGACCGATTACCAACCAGGGTAAACTTGAACAGGAGACAGATTCAGGTTGGAGAGTTAACATGCCCTTTTTGCGGAGGTGAGGAGGAAAGTGCAGGCCACCTTTTCCTTCAGTGTGGTAAGATAATTTCAGTATGGTGGGAGTCATTGTCTTGGGTGGGTTTGTCGGGTGTCTTCCCAAACCACCCAAGGCAACACTTTATCCAACACATACATGGAATGGTAGAGGGAGTGAGGTCTAGCAAATGGAAGAGGTGGTGGTTGGCATTGACATGGAGCATTTGGCAGcaaagaaataatattatattctcAAATGGGTCATTTGATGCTAACAGAATCTTAGACAATGCAGTCTTCTTATTATGGACGTGGCTCACAAATTTGGAGAAGGATTTCAACATGCATTTTAACTACTGGTCCTCAAACATCAGAGCAGCATTTCTCAATAGAGGAGGATAA
- the LOC114424118 gene encoding uncharacterized protein LOC114424118, with the protein MSQALEKGLYKGFLCGKDKVEISLLQYVDDTIFFGEASMENIRAIKAMMRIFELVLGLKINFAKSGLGAFGVSDEWRNVAAGYLNCRLFSFPFTYLGVPIGTNPRYCHMWDPIITKCERKLAKWKQRHLLFGGRVTLIKSVLTSIPIYFFSFFKVPKKVQDKLVRIQRRFLWGGDQDQVKITWVKWDTVCLPKEVGGLGIKDINFFNLSLLGKWKWSLFHSQGELWTRVLESKYEGWRGLDEVTRGKG; encoded by the coding sequence ATGTCACAAGCGTTAGAGAAGGGGTTGTATAAGGGGTTTTTATGTGGTAAAGATAAGGTGGAAATTAGCTTGCTACAATATGTCGATGACACAATCTTCTTCGGAGAGGCATCAATGGAAAATATCAGGGCTATCAAAGCAATGATGAGGATTTTTGAACTTGTATTGGGCCTCAAAATCAACTTCGCTAAAAGCGGGTTGGGAGCTTTTGGGGTGTCGGACGAGTGGAGAAATGTTGCAGCTGGTTACCTCAATTGTAGGTTGTTTTCGTTCCCTTTCACGTACCTTGGTGTTCCTATTGGAACAAATCCGAGATATTGCCACATGTGGGACCCTATAATAACTAAGTGTGAGCGAAAGTTagcaaaatggaagcaaagacaCTTGTTATTTGGGGGGAGAGTGACTCTCATAAAGTCAGTGCTAACGTCCATTccgatttattttttctcttttttcaagGTCCCTAAAAAGGTGCAGGACAAGCTAGTGAGGATTCAGAGAAGATTTTTATGGGGTGGTGACCAAGATCAAGTCAAAATAACTTGGGTTAAGTGGGATACTGTATGCTTGCCTAAGGAAGTTGGGGGGCTCGGAATAAAagacattaacttttttaacCTCTCGCTGCTGGGTAAGTGGAAATGGAGTTTATTTCATAGCCAGGGGGAGCTGTGGACTAGAGTATTGGAGTCAAAATATGAAGGTTGGAGGGGTTTAGATGAGGTAACTAGAGGGAAGGGTTAA